The nucleotide window CAGTGCCTACAGGAATATTTAAGGTTTCTGCAATTTCCGTCAATGATAGCTCACCAATATAGCGTAGTGTGATGACTGCCAGTAACTTCTCTGGAAGTTGCTTAAGTAGTTCGTCCCATTCGGCAGCTTCTGCTTTTTCTAGTAAAATGGTGTCTAACGATTTCACCGAGGAAATCATTTGTTCGTGTAACCGTTGTACTTGATTCTGCTTTTCTCTTTGGGTCTGATTCTTTTTAATAAGATTTAAGCAATGATTCATCGTGACGCGCATAAGCCATGCGCGTAAATGCTCAACATTTCTCCAATCTTGGCGAAAGACCGTAATAAATACATCATGGCATACATCTTCTGCATCTTGGGTGTTTCGAAGCATGTAATAGCAGGTACGGTATACATCTTTGTTATATAAATCGAATAAATCTCGTTCTGTCAATTTGAGACACTCCTTTCTTTGCGGTATACATTATAAACAAATGACTTTTGGAAAAGGTTCATTTTTTATCCCAAGAAAAAAGGGAACGCCTAAAAGATAGGCAGTTCCCTTCATTTATTCCTTAGTTAAGCTAAAGTTTGTTTATAAAGTTAGGCTACACGAAGTTCCTAACCCATATAAACACTATCACATGTTCCACCTATTGGTTCATAAAAACAATGTTGTTTAAATTGACCAGTAAAAGGTTGATTGTACCATGTTGGAGGACACTCCCCAAATGGATTAAAATACCAAAGGGCATATTTCGCTGGATGGACTCTCCAATATTCTAAATTTTGCCTAGCTAATCTTCGTTCAGTATCTCTTGCTCGTTGATAAAACATATTTCCTTTTTGTACAGCCTCAAAAGAGTAATTGTTTCCTTGCACTTGAAAAATAACGTCTTCAATTGTTCGGACATCTCTAAAGTCTAAACAATCTGCTATAGCACGATTAACGATTACATTGCCAACATATAACATCCCTTGCTTGCCTTCACCTTCAGCCTCTGCTCGCATCATCCTAGCCATTAAATCAACATCTGCTTCTCGGTATTTTATTCTTGGCATTTATTCACCTCATAGCTATAGTATGAAGAAAAGCCTAAAGTGATGTCATTTTTTAGATGCTTTTGTCGAACGTTTCTTGAAATGTTTTATGTAATTTTCTAAAATCCTTTTTTGTTTGAAGGTGAATTAATTTTTGATGAAAAGGCATCAATATTTCAGCAATTTCATCTTGGTATTTTTCCTCATGTTGATTATTCCATTTATGCATACTTTTAAGCATGTTTATAGTTGGTTTATAATTTGATTTTTCTATTCTTAAATACTGTTTAGCAAATCGTTTGTTAATTCGGTATAGTCTTACATATTTAGAAGGCTCATAGTATATAATTTTATGTGCTTCAGCTAGTAGTGGTTCGACCCAAGAATGTGTATGTACACCTTCTATAATCCAAGCATCTTCCTCTAATATAGTAGCGATAATATTTGTAATTGTTTCATCTGTACGTCGAATATCCCCGGTAGGATTACGCTCCCATACAATATTATCAATTTCAAAATAAGGGATAAAAAATTCTTTAGTAAGAGTTTTTGCTAAAGTTGATTTACCACTTCCTACAGGACCAATAATGTGAATCTTAACCATGTAACACACCTTCTCAACTGTCAACCTTGTTGTTTTTTTTATATGTAAATTTATACATTTATAGTAATCTATGATTAAAGCAAAATCAATTTTGCAACAAAGATAGTTATTTTTAAATAATCGAATTACCATATAAAGTGAATAGTTGATATTTTAGGGATGTTTAAAAATAGA belongs to Solibacillus sp. FSL R7-0682 and includes:
- a CDS encoding RNA polymerase sigma factor, with translation MTERDLFDLYNKDVYRTCYYMLRNTQDAEDVCHDVFITVFRQDWRNVEHLRAWLMRVTMNHCLNLIKKNQTQREKQNQVQRLHEQMISSVKSLDTILLEKAEAAEWDELLKQLPEKLLAVITLRYIGELSLTEIAETLNIPVGTVKSRLHKALKILRKKVDYKHHSFLKGENQFGTF
- a CDS encoding cell wall hydrolase, with the protein product MPRIKYREADVDLMARMMRAEAEGEGKQGMLYVGNVIVNRAIADCLDFRDVRTIEDVIFQVQGNNYSFEAVQKGNMFYQRARDTERRLARQNLEYWRVHPAKYALWYFNPFGECPPTWYNQPFTGQFKQHCFYEPIGGTCDSVYMG
- a CDS encoding DNA topology modulation protein FlaR, producing MVKIHIIGPVGSGKSTLAKTLTKEFFIPYFEIDNIVWERNPTGDIRRTDETITNIIATILEEDAWIIEGVHTHSWVEPLLAEAHKIIYYEPSKYVRLYRINKRFAKQYLRIEKSNYKPTINMLKSMHKWNNQHEEKYQDEIAEILMPFHQKLIHLQTKKDFRKLHKTFQETFDKSI